In Nicotiana tabacum cultivar K326 chromosome 2, ASM71507v2, whole genome shotgun sequence, the following proteins share a genomic window:
- the LOC107788154 gene encoding E3 ubiquitin protein ligase RIE1 translates to MLHTPPGGESSFPMNSRYFITTDSLCSSRVVVPVPPIATEVVEETMDVNVRNMSSARTPFSSFLIRMAIRISRSRCFSFLRRVFHYQNGSRSELGANPFNSVTWMMMECIALSVQIIITAYTLAISKEERPVWPMRIWVFGYSFGCVLSLILLYWRYWALYVRQRDDSATSDIEQQINHDELRALPPLLERCRTCIELFFAIWFVMGNVWVFDSRFGSFHRAPKLHVLCISLLAWNAVTYSFPFILFVLLCCCVPLLSSLLGYNMNMGSVDRGASDEQLSNLPSWKYKEIRNKEEFQSENAECCICLAKYRDKEEMRELPCSHIFHLKCVDQWLRIISCCPLCKQELER, encoded by the exons ATGCTACATACGCCTCCCGGTGGAGAGTCATCATTCCCAATGAATAGTCGTTACTTCATTACAACAGACTCGTTATGTAGTTCTAGAGTTGTTGTTCCTGTCCCGCCAATTGCAACTGAAGTTGTGGAAGAAACAATGGATGTTAATGTTAGAAACATGTCCTCAGCAAGGACACCCTTTTCTTCATTCTTAATAAGAATGGCTATTAGAATATCAAGATCAAGGTGTTTCAGTTTCTTAAGAAGGGTGTTTCATTACCAAAATGGTTCAAGATCAGAACTTGGTGCAAATCCTTTTAATTCTGTGACTTGGATGATGATGGAGTGCATAGCTTTAAGTGTTCAGATAATTATCACAGCATACACACTGGCTATTTCAAAGGAGGAAAGGCCAGTTTGGCCAATGAGGATTTGGGTATTTGGATATTCTTTTGGATGTGTACTTAGTCTGATTCTGCTTTATTGGCGCTACTGGGCATTATATGTCAGGCAAAGAGATGACTCTGCCACCTCTGATATTGAGCAGCAAATAAACCATGATGAATTAAG GGCCTTGCCGCCTCTGCTGGAGAGATGTCGGACTTGTATAGAATTGTTCTTCGCCATATGGTTTGTGATGGGGAATGTTTGGGTGTTTGATTCACGCTTTGGATCATTCCATCGTGCTCCTAAACTTCATGTGCTCTGCATCTCACTGCTAGCTTGGAATGCTGTCACTTACTCTTTCCCCTTCATATTGTTTGTATTGTTATGCTGTTGTGTGCCACTTTTGAGTAGTCTTCTTGGCTATAACATGAACATGGGATCGGTCGATCGAGGCGCATCTGATGAACAACTCTCCAATCTACCAAGCTGGAAATAcaaggaaattagaaataaagaagagTTTCAGAGTGAAAATGCT GAATGTTGTATCTGTTTGGCCAAGTACAGAGACAAAGAAGAGATGAGAGAGTTGCCTTGTTCTCATATATTCCATCTCAAATGTGTGGATCAATGGCTCAGAATTATATCTTGTTGTCCTCTCTGTAAACAAGAATTAGAGAGGTAA